A single genomic interval of Dromiciops gliroides isolate mDroGli1 chromosome 1, mDroGli1.pri, whole genome shotgun sequence harbors:
- the LOC122749712 gene encoding ferritin light chain-like codes for MQKKDSLETSSPVSGSCFKSVWTEQTQESPSSPRARSSSFCSPPAPGTTRPPLSRPSAPGLRDQTAPGPAASSRCCRQNFSSEAEAAVNRLANLYLLASYSYLSLGFCLDGDDVALPRVSHFFRDPAKNKREGAERLMRLQNQRGGRVLLQAVQKPAQDEWARSLDAMEAALSPEKQALLKLHTLGSSQGDPHLCDFLESRYLGEEVRLLKSLGDHLTTLHHVQADPQPGLGEYRA; via the coding sequence atgcaaaaaaaagacagtctGGAGACCTCGTCTCCTGTCTCTGGTTCTTGCTTCAAGAGTGTTTGGACGGAACAGACCCAGGAATCTCCCAGCTCCCCTCGCGCTAGATCTTCGTCCTTCTGCAGCCCGCCAGCCCCTGGGACCACCCGACCCCCGCTTTCGAGACCATCCGCCCCTGGCCTCCGAGACCAAACAGCTCCGGGACCAGCCGCCTCCTCCCGTTGCTGTCGCCAAAACTTCTCCTCCGAGGCCGAGGCCGCGGTCAACCGCCTGGCCAACCTCTACCTGCTGGCCTCCTACTCCTACCTGTCCCTGGGTTTCTGTCTCGACGGGGACGATGTCGCTCTGCCGAGGGTGTCGCATTTTTTCCGTGACCCGGCGAAGAACAAACGCGAGGGCGCCGAGCGCCTTATGCGGCTCCAGAACCAACGTGGGGGCCGGGTCCTCCTCCAGGCTGTGCAGAAACCTGCCCAGGACGAGTGGGCCCGCAGCTTGGATGCCATGGAGGCTGCCCTGAGCCCGGAGAAGCAGGCCCTCCTGAAGCTGCACACCCTGGGCTCCAGCCAAGGGGATCCACACCTCTGTGACTTCCTGGAGAGCCGCTACCTGGGCGAGGAGGTGAGGCTGCTGAAGAGCCTGGGCGACCACCTGACCACCCTGCATCACGTGCAGGCCGACCCCCAGCCGGGGCTGGGAGAATACCGAGCCTGA